In the Archaeoglobus neptunius genome, CTGATTTCAAACACATCGGTGAGTGTTATGCACGTGCTGTTAGTAAAGCCGATGTTTTACACTAGGTATCCTCCTATTGGCTTACTTAAAATAGCCTCCTATCACAGAAACCTAGGAGATACAGTTGAATATATTGAAGGCGAAAAAGTTCCCACAGGAAAACCAGATTTGATTTATATTACAAGCCTATTCACTTACGCATGGAAGCCTGTCTATAGGGCTGTAAAATACTACAAGGAGATATATCCAGACGTTAAAGTGATTCTTGGTGGGATATACGCTTCTCTTATGCCTGACCACGCGGCACTTTCAGGAGCTGACGAGATTTATGTAGGGTTGTTCGAAGAGGCTGAAGACCTTATGCCTGCCTACGATTTAGTTCCGGATTGGGATGGTAGTATTATTTTTGCGTCTCGTGGATGCATAAGAAGATGCCCGTTTTGTGCAGTTCCAAAGCTTGAAGGAGGGATTAGCAGGATTAGGGACACTATAAAGCCACTTGTTTATCCAAAACACACTAAAATAATACTTTGGGATAACAATATATTGGCGTCACCAAAATGGAGGGATATATTCGACGAACTGGAAGAACTCGGCAAGAAGGTAGACTTTAATCAAGGAATTGATGCTCGACTAATTACCGATGAAATTGCCGAAAAACTTGCGAGTCTAAAAACAAACATCTTGAGACTTGCTTATGATTCAAAATCGGAAAGAAAAGCTTTAAAAAAAGCTATTGAGAAATTAAATGCTGCGGGAATTAATGGACGAAAAATACTCGTTTATATTCTTTACAATTTCCGTGATGACCCACAGGACTTTTACGAAAGAGTTAGAGACGTTCTTGAATGGGGTGCTGTAGCTTATCCGATGAGATTTGAGCCGTTAGATAGCCTTGAAAAGAACAAATATGTCTCTCCAAACTGGTCTGTAGAACAACTAGAAATGGTTGCAAAAGCTCGCAGAGTTCTCGGTTATTCCGGTGCTTTGCCACCCTATAAAGCACTGGTAGAGAAATTTCGAAAAGCAGAAACATTTGAAGAGGCATTCAAGTTGAGGCCACCCTCTAAGAAACAAAAAAAGAATACAAGGAGAAAATTTAACAAGAAGTCTGCTGAAAGTAAGAGATATTATGACCTTTACAACAAAATCGTGGTGGATGATGTAGGGGGTGTAATTAGGTCATGAATAATGCGATTGTAGAAAATGAATTTTGCGAATTTTTAGTTGAAGAGGTAATAGAAAGATTAAAAGGGAGCCACCCACATTACTCCCGATTAATTCTTCTAAATCAATACCCTCATAGGTATATAATATTAGGTAGTCTCGCACCGAAAATCATTAGAGGTAGTAATGACAGTAGTGAGTTAGAAATGTTTGAGAGTGAAGAAGTTAGGAAAACAATAATATCTGACAGGGTAAAATCGATTAGTTTTCTTCTAAATTCAAACGAAGTAAACCTGAAGCTGAAGGTTAGTTTTTACGTATTCTTTAGGACTGTACCGACTTTAGAAGAGCAAGTACTATTTCTGAGAGGTTACGAAGGACCTATCAAAGATTTTATAGGAGACTTCAGAACAGAAATAACAAATCCTGAACATGAATATCAAATTGCGCAAGTATGGCAGCGGAAGCTGGTGGTAATTGAGAAGGACCTGAAATTAAATTTAAATGGCTTAATACAGGACCCACTTGTCATCTCTTTAAAAGAAGACGCTATCAGAGCTCTTAAGGAAGGAGGAGAAACTATAAAAGTACCAAAAATATCTAAAAAATCGTTTGTTGGTATCGAAGCTCTAGAGAGCAAAGAAAAGTTCGAAGAAGAAATATCACGCTACAGTACTGAAATTACCGTAGATGAGCTAGTCAATGATTTTCTTAACGTATATCTTTACATTAACTGCGAAAACTATGAGCAAAATGGACAAGTCTTTAAAAAAATCAGGATAGTTATAGTAAATAACACCATATATGACAAAAAGAGACACAAAAACATATACTTAGACCCAGCCATTTTTGACTGTAATATAACAGTGCTCCTAAGTGATGATATTTTTCCCTTTAAAGTAAGAAGTCCCTCAGGTGAAATCATAGAAATACCTGTCAGAGCGAACAACTGCAGTGCTGAGTACACTAAAAATTCAGAGTTCAGTTTAATAGAGACTCAAAACTTCCTTCGTTATGATGAGCCCAGAATTCGCCCCAGAACATCTCCCCCAGACAAACCAGATATCTTCCCAAAATTTTCCGTATTATCGGACCTTGACAATGGAGGTTTTGAAATATTGGAAGCTATATATGACAGCCTCAGAGGATACTATTTGACGTTGGCTCAAGAAAGACCAGAACTAAAAGACCATATCTATGACTTCATAAAAAAATACAATGAGGGTTTAACTCTTCTAACAAACGATACTAACGCTAAAAAAGCATTCGAATTGATGAACAAAGTCTTCGACCACTACTCAAAGGATGATTTCGACTCCTGGAGGTTGTTCCAGATAGTTTTCATAATATGCAATTTACCAGATGTAGTCACTATGAAGGACTTGGACAGCGTAGACCTCCTAAATGTGTTTACAGGGGGAGGAAAAACCGAAGCTTACTTCGGTTTATGCATGTTCGCTGCATTCTACGATAGACTCATTGGGAGAGATTTCGGGACTACAGCCATAATCAAGTTTCCTCTGCGAATGCTCTCCATCCAGCAGCTTCAGAGGTTGACGCATATTTTAATAAGTGGCAATTACATTAAAAATCATGAGAACATTGGAGGCGAGGACTTTTCGCTTGGATTTTTTGTTGGAAAGAGTGCTGAATTCCCTGGGTCGTCTCTCTTAATTATACGAAGACTTAAACCAAATACTCCGGGAAAGTTCATAGATTCCTGCCCACTCTGCAATTCCAAAGTGTATTTGACTTACGATCATCAAAGTCTCGCTATATATCACACCTGCTCAAATGACAGTTGCTTTCTTAGTAAAGGTTTGGCGATTCACTATACACAACAGGAAATCTACCGATTTATGCCAACTTTCATTGTCAGTACTGTTGATAAAATGGGTTCGATAGCCTACAACAGACGTTTTAGAGGGCTAATCGGAGGGAAGGTCAGAAGGTGCAGAAAAGGACATGGATTCTTCCCTGATGGGGATAAGTGTACAGTATCCATTATAAAAGGAAAGGAAAAGATAATGTGCAATGATCGTGGAGAAGAAGTATCCTTGCCGAACACTTTTGGACCAAGACTGATGATACAGGATGAACTTCACTTAATTCGTGAAGGTTTTGGGTCAATCGTATCTCACTTCGAGACGCTGATAGAGACAATGAAAGAAAGATTTACTGGAAGTCGTCTAAAATACCTCTGCACAACAGCCACAATTGCTGGTGCTGATAACCAAGTCTTTAACCTATATCTTAAAAAATTAAGAGTTATTCCTCCAGAATCTGGATACGACATATCCAAGTTCTTCTTTGAGTCCGTAAAGGAAGATGACAGGCAGATTGTTGGCAGATATGTCTTAGGGCTAAGACCCAATTTAAGAGACAACCAGTATGCAACTCTCTTAACACTTCGCTACATAATTCAAGTTATTCTGTCAGCCATGTTAAAACCTAGTGAAATTGCTCAGAGACTGGATATTTCTGAAGAAGATTTAAGACAACTCCTTAAAAACTACATGTCATACCTAACATATCACAACAAGAAATCTGACGTCCAATCTACAGCCTTTTATCTCAGAGACGTAGTTGAATCAAAGTTCTATTACAACCCGTCGCTGGAGATAAGGAGGTTGCTTTTAAGAAAAACTCTAACAGGAGATAATACAACCGAACAAGTTAAAGAAGTTGTGAACGAGTTGATAGATTTTGAAAAATTGAAAGAACCAAGAATCTTCGTAACTTCTGCGACCAACATTGTTTCTCACGGAGTTGACATTAAGTGGTGGAATATAATGTTGTTCCAGGGAATGCCGAGGAATACGGCAGAATATATTCAGGCATTGAGCAGAGTAGGCAGGAGTTCAAGCGGGATCGTGTTCGTATGGTATTATCCCAATAGAGTCAGAGACTTAGACTTCTACAAGAATTTCAAGATATATCATCCAGTTCTTTATAAACACGTTGAGCCAGTTCCCATTACAAGATGGTCAAAGCTGGCGTTAGACCAAACAATACCTTCCGTCTTTAGTGCGTCGATTATTAATTACTTGTCTGAGTTGAAGAAAAAACCAATTTATTCAGACTCGCATTTCATACGATATCTTATAAATGAGGAAAGTAGCGAGGAAGATGTTGACCGAAACTTTAGGACGATTCTGGATTTCATAGAAAAAGCTTACAT is a window encoding:
- a CDS encoding helicase-related protein → MNNAIVENEFCEFLVEEVIERLKGSHPHYSRLILLNQYPHRYIILGSLAPKIIRGSNDSSELEMFESEEVRKTIISDRVKSISFLLNSNEVNLKLKVSFYVFFRTVPTLEEQVLFLRGYEGPIKDFIGDFRTEITNPEHEYQIAQVWQRKLVVIEKDLKLNLNGLIQDPLVISLKEDAIRALKEGGETIKVPKISKKSFVGIEALESKEKFEEEISRYSTEITVDELVNDFLNVYLYINCENYEQNGQVFKKIRIVIVNNTIYDKKRHKNIYLDPAIFDCNITVLLSDDIFPFKVRSPSGEIIEIPVRANNCSAEYTKNSEFSLIETQNFLRYDEPRIRPRTSPPDKPDIFPKFSVLSDLDNGGFEILEAIYDSLRGYYLTLAQERPELKDHIYDFIKKYNEGLTLLTNDTNAKKAFELMNKVFDHYSKDDFDSWRLFQIVFIICNLPDVVTMKDLDSVDLLNVFTGGGKTEAYFGLCMFAAFYDRLIGRDFGTTAIIKFPLRMLSIQQLQRLTHILISGNYIKNHENIGGEDFSLGFFVGKSAEFPGSSLLIIRRLKPNTPGKFIDSCPLCNSKVYLTYDHQSLAIYHTCSNDSCFLSKGLAIHYTQQEIYRFMPTFIVSTVDKMGSIAYNRRFRGLIGGKVRRCRKGHGFFPDGDKCTVSIIKGKEKIMCNDRGEEVSLPNTFGPRLMIQDELHLIREGFGSIVSHFETLIETMKERFTGSRLKYLCTTATIAGADNQVFNLYLKKLRVIPPESGYDISKFFFESVKEDDRQIVGRYVLGLRPNLRDNQYATLLTLRYIIQVILSAMLKPSEIAQRLDISEEDLRQLLKNYMSYLTYHNKKSDVQSTAFYLRDVVESKFYYNPSLEIRRLLLRKTLTGDNTTEQVKEVVNELIDFEKLKEPRIFVTSATNIVSHGVDIKWWNIMLFQGMPRNTAEYIQALSRVGRSSSGIVFVWYYPNRVRDLDFYKNFKIYHPVLYKHVEPVPITRWSKLALDQTIPSVFSASIINYLSELKKKPIYSDSHFIRYLINEESSEEDVDRNFRTILDFIEKAYMRDFEDWQSQALTMLIPKKVEELRKNVYNQARYRSENFFPRHLRLLYGLRGIQDMISLEYDSDTSVFIRRNSGR
- a CDS encoding B12-binding domain-containing radical SAM protein, with translation MHVLLVKPMFYTRYPPIGLLKIASYHRNLGDTVEYIEGEKVPTGKPDLIYITSLFTYAWKPVYRAVKYYKEIYPDVKVILGGIYASLMPDHAALSGADEIYVGLFEEAEDLMPAYDLVPDWDGSIIFASRGCIRRCPFCAVPKLEGGISRIRDTIKPLVYPKHTKIILWDNNILASPKWRDIFDELEELGKKVDFNQGIDARLITDEIAEKLASLKTNILRLAYDSKSERKALKKAIEKLNAAGINGRKILVYILYNFRDDPQDFYERVRDVLEWGAVAYPMRFEPLDSLEKNKYVSPNWSVEQLEMVAKARRVLGYSGALPPYKALVEKFRKAETFEEAFKLRPPSKKQKKNTRRKFNKKSAESKRYYDLYNKIVVDDVGGVIRS